A single genomic interval of Saccharospirillum mangrovi harbors:
- a CDS encoding aspartoacylase, with product MPSIKHVAITGGTHGNELTGVYLLKHWRNNPVQVCRDSFATELHLANPKAHGHNRRYLDQDLNRQFNWPDLNDHALCGYEQNRAKSLNTLLGPKDEPRVDFVLDLHTTTANMGVTLVVKSDDPLVTGMAFYVKQRLPEVTLFHEPSERMDDNFLISLGRRHGLLIEVGPVPQGLLRWDIYHQTETVVGHCLDYLEAVNRGEALELPAEMPGFRFVQKVQLPENERGELIAMVHPNLQDADYQPIAPGDALFMTLDGQTLPYEGEETLYGAFINEAAYYDRHVGLSLMRPCTIKRSV from the coding sequence ATGCCATCCATCAAGCACGTTGCCATTACCGGCGGAACTCACGGCAATGAACTGACCGGCGTCTATTTGCTCAAGCATTGGCGCAACAACCCCGTACAGGTCTGCCGCGACAGCTTCGCCACGGAACTGCACTTGGCGAACCCCAAGGCGCATGGGCATAACCGACGCTATCTGGATCAGGACTTAAATCGCCAGTTCAACTGGCCGGATTTAAACGACCACGCCCTGTGCGGCTACGAACAGAACCGCGCCAAATCGTTGAATACGTTATTGGGTCCGAAAGACGAACCGCGCGTCGATTTCGTGCTCGATCTGCACACCACCACCGCCAATATGGGCGTGACGCTGGTCGTTAAATCGGACGACCCGCTGGTGACCGGCATGGCGTTTTACGTCAAACAGCGGTTACCTGAAGTCACCTTGTTTCACGAGCCGTCCGAGCGCATGGACGACAACTTTCTGATTTCACTGGGTCGCCGTCACGGCTTGTTGATTGAGGTGGGGCCGGTGCCGCAAGGTCTGCTGCGTTGGGATATTTATCACCAGACCGAAACCGTGGTCGGCCATTGTCTGGATTATCTGGAAGCGGTGAATCGGGGCGAGGCGCTTGAATTGCCGGCGGAAATGCCGGGCTTTCGCTTTGTGCAAAAAGTGCAGTTGCCGGAAAACGAACGCGGTGAATTGATCGCCATGGTGCATCCGAATTTACAGGATGCCGATTACCAACCAATAGCGCCGGGCGATGCGTTGTTTATGACACTCGATGGGCAAACGCTGCCATATGAAGGGGAGGAAACGCTTTACGGTGCGTTCATCAACGAGGCGGCCTATTACGACCGCCACGTTGGTTTGAGCCTGATGCGGCCCTGCACAATAAAGCGTTCAGTCTGA
- a CDS encoding winged helix-turn-helix transcriptional regulator — protein MPRTDFSAMYCSLARSLNIVGDGWTQLILRDLFLGNRRFSGLQANLGISKKVLTERLDVLLGEGLIEMQAYGESGGRFEYHLTEKGSELGPVLLALMAWGDKWVSNNKAPVKLTHPDCGATVQAQVVCSHCAEPINFDSVKAQPGPGMPEAERQRIAALKMNWAVKSANR, from the coding sequence ATGCCACGCACCGACTTTTCCGCCATGTATTGCTCTCTGGCCCGCTCCCTGAACATTGTTGGCGATGGCTGGACGCAGTTGATTCTGCGTGATCTGTTTCTTGGCAACCGCCGGTTCAGCGGGTTGCAGGCTAATCTGGGCATTTCAAAAAAAGTGCTGACAGAGCGATTGGACGTGTTGTTGGGTGAAGGGCTGATCGAGATGCAGGCCTATGGCGAATCCGGTGGTCGTTTTGAATATCACCTGACCGAGAAAGGGTCAGAACTGGGCCCGGTGCTGTTGGCGTTGATGGCCTGGGGCGACAAATGGGTGTCCAACAATAAAGCGCCTGTTAAGCTGACTCACCCGGATTGCGGTGCGACCGTTCAGGCACAGGTGGTGTGCAGCCATTGCGCCGAGCCGATCAATTTCGATAGCGTTAAGGCGCAGCCTGGGCCGGGCATGCCAGAGGCGGAACGCCAACGCATTGCCGCGCTGAAAATGAATTGGGCGGTTAAGTCCGCTAACCGTTAA
- a CDS encoding accessory factor UbiK family protein, whose translation MKLPEDILDQISRQASALFSQGQQARDEVRANVRSLVQSQLSKLDVVSREEFDAQQAVLERTRTRLAELESQLNELEERLRDSSAS comes from the coding sequence ATGAAATTACCCGAAGACATTCTCGATCAGATCAGCCGCCAGGCGAGCGCCCTGTTCAGCCAGGGCCAGCAAGCCCGCGATGAAGTGCGCGCCAATGTGCGCAGTCTGGTGCAATCGCAACTGAGCAAGCTCGATGTCGTCAGCCGCGAAGAGTTCGATGCCCAGCAGGCGGTGCTGGAACGCACCCGCACTCGTTTGGCGGAACTTGAATCGCAACTGAACGAACTGGAAGAACGACTGCGCGATTCCTCCGCTTCGTGA
- a CDS encoding ABC transporter permease, giving the protein MSQQRIPAWITVGVIPVTNVLIAAIAAGLVFLYLNINPLDALQSMVSGAFGSGYGWGYTLYYMTSYIFTALAVAVAFKCGLFNIGGEGQAYIGALGVGLVCLGLGGHVPFIVLLPISIIAAAVFGALWALIPAALQAYRGSHIVITTIMFNFIAASLMNYLLVYFLKPVGTMSVESAVFDAASWIPKIHEILAVFGIRMAASPLNLTIVWALIVAFAVWVFLWRTRWGYEIRSVGSNSSAARYGGINIPRVVILTMLVAGALAGFMALNVVQGQAHQIKLNLVNQMGFTGIAVALMGRNHPFGIVLASLMFGFLTQGGSELQFEYAVDARIVVVLQGLVILFSGALQHMMKHPIERLYLNYARRRNSASDEQHAAEA; this is encoded by the coding sequence ATGAGTCAACAGCGCATCCCCGCCTGGATCACCGTCGGTGTTATTCCGGTCACCAATGTTCTGATTGCTGCCATCGCCGCTGGCCTGGTGTTTTTGTATCTGAACATCAACCCGCTCGACGCATTGCAGTCGATGGTGTCTGGTGCGTTCGGCAGCGGTTACGGCTGGGGTTACACCCTCTATTACATGACCAGTTACATCTTCACCGCCCTGGCAGTTGCGGTCGCATTCAAGTGCGGGCTGTTCAACATCGGTGGTGAAGGTCAGGCGTACATCGGCGCATTGGGCGTTGGTCTGGTGTGTTTGGGATTGGGCGGCCATGTGCCGTTCATCGTGCTGTTGCCGATCAGCATTATTGCGGCGGCTGTATTTGGCGCGCTGTGGGCGTTAATACCGGCCGCATTGCAGGCGTATCGCGGTTCACACATCGTAATCACCACCATCATGTTCAACTTCATTGCTGCTTCGTTGATGAATTATCTGCTGGTTTATTTCCTCAAGCCGGTTGGCACCATGTCGGTGGAAAGTGCGGTGTTCGATGCAGCCAGCTGGATTCCGAAGATTCACGAAATACTGGCGGTGTTCGGCATTCGCATGGCCGCCTCGCCGTTGAACCTGACCATTGTCTGGGCGTTGATCGTCGCCTTTGCTGTCTGGGTGTTCCTGTGGCGCACCCGCTGGGGTTATGAAATCCGTTCGGTGGGCAGTAACAGCAGCGCGGCGCGTTACGGTGGTATCAATATTCCTCGCGTTGTCATCCTGACCATGCTGGTGGCTGGCGCACTGGCCGGCTTTATGGCGTTGAACGTGGTGCAGGGCCAGGCGCATCAGATCAAGCTGAACCTGGTCAACCAGATGGGCTTCACCGGCATCGCCGTGGCACTGATGGGGCGTAACCATCCGTTCGGTATTGTGCTGGCGTCGCTGATGTTCGGATTCCTGACGCAAGGCGGCAGTGAGTTGCAGTTCGAATACGCCGTCGATGCGCGCATTGTTGTGGTGTTGCAGGGTCTGGTGATTCTGTTCTCCGGCGCGTTGCAACACATGATGAAGCATCCGATTGAGCGGCTTTATCTGAACTACGCACGGCGACGCAACAGCGCCAGCGACGAACAGCACGCAGCGGAGGCCTGA
- the glnK gene encoding P-II family nitrogen regulator: MKLVSAIIKPFKLDDVREALSEIGVQGITVTEVKGFGRQKGHTELYRGAEYVVDFLPKVKVEVGVSDELLDRAIEAISKAANTGKIGDGKIFVTPLEQAIRIRTGETGNDAI, encoded by the coding sequence ATGAAACTCGTATCAGCCATTATCAAGCCCTTCAAGTTGGACGACGTCCGCGAAGCGCTGTCTGAAATCGGCGTTCAGGGCATCACCGTGACCGAAGTTAAAGGCTTTGGTCGCCAGAAAGGCCATACCGAACTCTATCGGGGTGCGGAGTACGTGGTCGATTTTCTGCCCAAGGTCAAAGTGGAAGTCGGCGTTTCTGACGAACTGCTGGACCGGGCAATTGAGGCCATTTCCAAGGCCGCCAACACCGGCAAGATCGGTGACGGCAAAATCTTTGTAACCCCGCTGGAACAGGCCATTCGTATTCGTACCGGTGAAACCGGCAACGACGCGATCTGA
- a CDS encoding ABC transporter permease, translating into MELFNSIIVILDATLRNATPLIFAALAGMFSERSGIVNIALEGKILISAFFGASAAYYFGSPWMGLLCGVLASVVFAQLHAFATVTHNGDHVVSGLAINILAIGLTAAIGNYWFHQGGNTPNLAFGETHARFTPIKLPFADQLADVPIIGGIYSELLSGHYLLVYLAFLAVPLCWYILFRTRFGLRVRAVGENPHAVDTAGISVAKTRYLALLMTGILVGFAGVYLSVAVTAQFSPNMSAGKGYMALAALIFGKWRPRSAMWACLLFGLLEAIAIRSQGVVFLGVEVPVQLVEATPYILTVVLLGGFIGRSVAPKVIGEPYVKERN; encoded by the coding sequence ATGGAATTGTTCAACAGCATCATCGTGATCCTCGACGCCACCTTGCGTAACGCCACACCACTGATTTTTGCAGCGCTGGCCGGCATGTTTTCCGAGCGTTCCGGCATCGTCAACATTGCGCTGGAAGGCAAGATTCTGATCAGCGCCTTCTTTGGTGCCTCGGCCGCTTACTATTTCGGTTCGCCCTGGATGGGTTTGCTGTGCGGTGTGTTGGCGTCGGTCGTGTTTGCCCAATTGCACGCCTTCGCTACCGTCACCCACAACGGCGACCATGTGGTGTCCGGCCTGGCGATCAACATTCTGGCGATTGGTCTGACCGCCGCCATCGGTAACTACTGGTTCCACCAGGGCGGCAACACGCCGAATCTGGCGTTTGGCGAAACCCACGCCCGCTTTACCCCGATCAAGCTGCCCTTTGCCGACCAGTTGGCCGACGTGCCGATCATCGGCGGCATCTATTCTGAATTGCTCAGCGGCCACTATTTGCTGGTCTACCTGGCGTTTCTGGCGGTTCCGCTGTGCTGGTATATCCTGTTCCGCACCCGTTTCGGGCTGCGCGTTCGGGCCGTCGGCGAAAACCCTCACGCCGTAGATACCGCCGGTATTTCAGTGGCGAAAACCCGTTACCTGGCGCTGTTGATGACCGGCATTCTGGTTGGCTTTGCTGGCGTTTATTTGTCGGTAGCCGTTACCGCCCAGTTCTCGCCAAACATGAGTGCTGGCAAGGGCTATATGGCACTGGCGGCTTTGATTTTCGGTAAGTGGCGGCCGCGTTCCGCCATGTGGGCCTGCTTGCTGTTCGGTCTGCTCGAAGCCATTGCCATTCGCAGCCAGGGTGTTGTTTTCCTGGGTGTGGAAGTGCCGGTGCAGCTGGTTGAAGCCACGCCTTACATTCTGACGGTGGTTCTGCTCGGTGGCTTTATCGGTCGCTCGGTGGCACCGAAAGTGATCGGCGAACCTTACGTTAAAGAACGCAACTGA
- the pspB gene encoding envelope stress response membrane protein PspB: MQFLQFMFVPTILFMVVVMPIWLFMHYRYKGRVHASLSADDQTSLDELLRTLDKLSDRVEALESILDERNPNWKRSAD, encoded by the coding sequence ATGCAGTTTCTACAATTTATGTTCGTGCCCACCATCCTGTTCATGGTGGTGGTCATGCCGATCTGGTTGTTCATGCATTACCGCTACAAAGGCCGGGTGCATGCCAGCCTGAGCGCGGACGACCAGACGTCATTGGATGAATTGTTGCGCACGCTCGACAAATTGAGTGATCGGGTCGAAGCGCTGGAATCCATCCTCGATGAACGCAACCCCAACTGGAAACGTTCGGCCGACTGA
- a CDS encoding sigma 54-interacting transcriptional regulator, protein MSDRAPQRLLGESPVLADLLDRVSDLAPLNRPVLVIGERGTGKELVAERLHYLSSRWQQPLIKVNCAAISESLLDADLFGYEPGAFTGANRTHIGRFERAHEGTLFLDEVGTMSAPLQEKLLRLIEYGEFERLGGQKTLTVDVRIVAATNEDLPRLANTDHFRRDLLDRLAFDVLTLPPLRARQGDIRLLAEQFAIQMSSELGWSVFPGFTDSALETLSQHPFFGNVRELKNVVERSLYRWGHEDEPVDQLVLDPFDSPWRPRAESDDDVSLGDGDFVEQVARFEISLLEAALMRHDRHQGKAAEALGMTYHQFRSQLRKHGLIGGTRPKSH, encoded by the coding sequence ATGAGCGACCGCGCCCCACAACGCCTGCTGGGTGAAAGCCCGGTATTGGCCGATCTGCTGGACCGGGTTTCGGATCTGGCACCGCTGAACCGGCCGGTGCTGGTGATTGGCGAGCGCGGCACCGGCAAGGAGCTGGTGGCTGAACGGCTGCATTACTTGTCGTCGCGCTGGCAGCAGCCGTTGATCAAGGTGAACTGTGCGGCGATCAGCGAAAGCCTGCTTGACGCCGATCTGTTCGGTTACGAACCGGGCGCGTTCACCGGCGCCAACCGCACGCACATTGGCCGCTTTGAGCGCGCCCACGAAGGCACACTGTTTCTCGATGAAGTGGGCACCATGTCGGCACCGTTGCAGGAAAAACTGCTGCGGCTGATCGAATACGGCGAGTTCGAGCGTCTGGGCGGGCAAAAGACGTTAACGGTGGATGTTCGCATCGTCGCGGCCACCAACGAGGATTTACCGCGCCTGGCCAATACCGATCACTTCCGACGCGATCTGCTCGACCGCCTCGCCTTCGATGTGCTGACATTACCGCCGCTGCGTGCGCGCCAGGGCGATATTCGTTTGCTGGCTGAGCAATTTGCCATTCAGATGAGCAGCGAACTGGGCTGGTCGGTGTTTCCCGGTTTTACCGATTCAGCGCTGGAAACGCTGAGCCAGCATCCGTTTTTCGGCAATGTTCGGGAGTTGAAAAATGTTGTCGAACGCAGCCTGTACCGCTGGGGGCACGAAGACGAGCCGGTTGATCAACTGGTGCTCGACCCCTTCGATTCGCCCTGGCGGCCACGCGCTGAAAGTGACGACGACGTGTCGCTGGGCGATGGCGATTTTGTCGAGCAGGTGGCGCGCTTTGAAATCTCGTTGCTGGAAGCGGCGTTGATGCGGCACGATCGCCACCAGGGCAAGGCCGCCGAAGCGCTGGGTATGACCTACCATCAGTTTCGCAGCCAGTTACGCAAACACGGTTTGATTGGCGGTACCCGACCAAAGTCGCATTGA
- a CDS encoding PspC domain-containing protein, producing the protein MAYRHRHKDGTGLWSRRRQGYGMNLYRNKRDGWIGGVCAGLADHFNVEPWVVRLVVVSSFFFFNMLTFWAYLGACVLMAPRPKGRVEQEYQYDEDLHADRPRNLFRYRSVSPGERLKRARERLDDTLGRVEEMERYVTSRRYELDKEFSKIQD; encoded by the coding sequence ATGGCTTACCGACATCGACACAAAGATGGCACTGGCCTGTGGTCACGCCGCCGCCAGGGCTATGGCATGAACCTGTACCGCAACAAACGCGATGGTTGGATCGGCGGCGTCTGCGCGGGCCTGGCCGATCATTTCAACGTCGAACCCTGGGTGGTTCGCTTGGTCGTGGTCAGCAGTTTCTTCTTCTTCAACATGCTGACGTTCTGGGCCTACCTGGGAGCCTGCGTGCTGATGGCACCGCGCCCAAAGGGTCGTGTTGAGCAGGAATATCAGTACGACGAAGACCTGCACGCCGACCGCCCCCGCAACCTGTTCCGCTACCGCAGCGTGTCGCCGGGCGAACGCTTAAAACGCGCCCGCGAACGGCTCGACGACACCTTAGGCCGGGTCGAGGAAATGGAACGTTACGTCACCTCGCGCCGCTACGAACTGGACAAGGAATTCTCCAAAATCCAGGACTGA
- a CDS encoding ammonium transporter, protein MQNQIFELQFAMDTFYFLVMGALVMWMAAGFAMLEAGLVRAKNTTEILTKNIALYAIACTMYLICGYQFMYGGGFFLSGVETVANFSVEGALAASIEEGFDGGSVYAGASDFFFQVVFVATAMSIVSGAVAERMKLWAFLVFAVVMTAVIYPFEGGWTWGGNDVFGMYSLSYSDYAGSGIVHMAGAAAALAGVLLLGPRKGKYGKDGEINAIPGANLPLATLGTFILWMGWFGFNGGSTLKLGGMAVANEVANVFLNTNAAAAGGLIAALIVARLWFKKADLTMALNGALAGLVAITAEPADPTPLLATIIGAIGGVIVVFSIVALDKLKIDDPVGAISVHGVVGLFGIFAVLLSDSDATFGGQLVGALTIFVWVFVASLVVWGIIKAVMGLRVTEEEEYEGVDLTECGMDAYPEFTAASK, encoded by the coding sequence ATGCAGAACCAAATTTTTGAACTGCAATTTGCCATGGATACGTTTTATTTCCTGGTAATGGGCGCGCTGGTAATGTGGATGGCCGCTGGTTTCGCAATGTTGGAAGCCGGTCTGGTCCGCGCAAAAAACACCACTGAAATTCTGACTAAAAACATCGCGCTGTACGCGATTGCCTGCACCATGTACCTGATCTGTGGTTATCAGTTCATGTACGGCGGCGGCTTCTTCCTGTCTGGTGTTGAGACAGTCGCCAACTTCAGCGTTGAAGGCGCGTTGGCAGCTTCCATCGAAGAAGGTTTTGACGGCGGCTCAGTATACGCTGGTGCGTCCGACTTCTTCTTCCAGGTGGTCTTCGTGGCAACCGCCATGTCGATCGTTTCCGGTGCCGTTGCTGAACGCATGAAGCTGTGGGCCTTCCTGGTCTTCGCTGTGGTCATGACTGCGGTCATCTACCCGTTCGAAGGCGGCTGGACTTGGGGCGGCAACGACGTCTTCGGCATGTACTCGCTGAGCTACTCTGACTATGCCGGTTCCGGCATCGTGCACATGGCCGGTGCGGCGGCTGCTCTGGCCGGTGTTCTGCTGCTGGGTCCGCGTAAAGGCAAATATGGCAAGGACGGCGAAATCAACGCCATTCCGGGTGCCAACCTGCCGCTGGCGACTCTGGGTACTTTCATCCTGTGGATGGGCTGGTTCGGCTTCAACGGCGGTTCTACGCTGAAACTGGGCGGCATGGCCGTTGCCAACGAAGTCGCTAACGTCTTCCTGAACACCAACGCAGCAGCGGCTGGTGGCTTGATTGCCGCTCTGATCGTCGCTCGCCTGTGGTTCAAGAAAGCTGATCTGACCATGGCTCTGAACGGCGCTCTGGCCGGTCTGGTTGCCATCACGGCTGAACCGGCTGACCCGACTCCGTTGCTGGCTACCATCATCGGTGCCATCGGTGGTGTGATCGTCGTATTCAGCATCGTTGCTCTGGATAAACTGAAAATCGACGACCCGGTCGGTGCCATCTCTGTGCACGGCGTTGTTGGTCTGTTCGGTATCTTCGCGGTCCTGTTGAGTGACAGCGATGCAACCTTCGGCGGCCAGCTGGTTGGCGCTCTGACCATCTTCGTCTGGGTCTTCGTGGCATCTTTGGTCGTCTGGGGCATCATCAAGGCGGTTATGGGTCTGCGTGTAACCGAAGAAGAAGAGTACGAAGGCGTCGATCTGACCGAATGCGGTATGGACGCTTATCCGGAATTCACCGCTGCCAGCAAATAA
- the pspA gene encoding phage shock protein PspA: MGIFSRLTDIINSNLNALLDRAEDPQKMIRLIIQEMEETLVEVRSSSARVIADRKDAQRRLERVRKDIDDWEAKAKLALSKGREDLARAALAEKQSLTDEADILDRECAALDDHLTQLSEEIGQLQQKLNDAKAKQKALVMRQQTVTTRMKTRRQLHREHLQDAFEKFEHYERRMDSMESELEAQDLGRGRGLAEEIDSLAEDDAVNAELERLKADLENKAEKKG; the protein is encoded by the coding sequence ATGGGCATCTTTTCCCGCTTAACCGACATCATCAATTCCAACCTCAATGCCTTACTGGATCGCGCTGAAGATCCGCAAAAAATGATCCGGCTGATCATTCAGGAAATGGAAGAAACGTTGGTTGAAGTACGCTCCAGCTCGGCGCGGGTGATTGCCGATCGCAAAGACGCCCAACGCCGTCTTGAGCGCGTGCGCAAAGACATCGACGACTGGGAAGCCAAAGCCAAGCTGGCACTGAGCAAAGGTCGCGAAGACCTCGCCCGAGCGGCGCTGGCCGAAAAACAAAGCCTGACGGATGAAGCCGACATTCTGGACCGCGAATGCGCGGCGCTGGACGATCATCTGACGCAACTGTCGGAAGAAATCGGCCAGTTGCAGCAGAAACTCAACGACGCCAAAGCCAAGCAAAAAGCGCTGGTGATGCGTCAGCAAACGGTAACCACGCGCATGAAAACGCGTCGCCAGCTGCATCGTGAACACTTGCAGGACGCCTTCGAGAAGTTCGAACATTACGAACGGCGCATGGACAGCATGGAAAGCGAACTCGAAGCTCAGGATCTGGGCCGGGGGCGTGGTCTGGCTGAAGAGATCGACAGCCTGGCCGAAGACGATGCCGTTAACGCCGAACTGGAACGCCTGAAGGCGGACCTGGAGAATAAGGCCGAGAAAAAAGGCTAA
- a CDS encoding beta-ketoacyl-ACP synthase II, producing MRRVVITGMGIVSCIGNQQSEVLQSLRDGRSGIRFQPEYQSMGLRCQIAGSIENLNPEERIPRKLYRFMGEAAAYSYIAMEEAIAQAGLTEAEISHPRTGLLMGSGGASTQDIVEAADILRERGVRRVGPYRVTSTMGSTVSACLSTAFGIKGMNATVSSACSTSAHCIGYGMELIQWGKQDIVFAGGGEAEHWSQSVLFDAMGAFPTHHNDNPTQASRPYDANREGFVIAGGGGVMVLEEREHAIKRGATILAELVGYGTASDGYDMVAPSGDGAQRAMAQALEGLEQPIDYINTHGTSTQAGDLVELEAMKAAFANKVPPFSSTKSLTGHSLGAADIHEAIYSVLMMREGFMAASANIDTLDPGVGDLPVVQQRRDQPMRQVMSNSFGFGGTNVSLVFGAAD from the coding sequence ATGCGCCGCGTTGTAATTACAGGCATGGGTATCGTCTCCTGCATTGGCAACCAACAATCTGAAGTGCTGCAATCCTTGCGTGATGGCCGCTCCGGCATTCGCTTTCAACCCGAATACCAGTCGATGGGACTGCGCTGCCAGATCGCCGGTTCCATCGAAAATCTGAACCCCGAAGAGCGCATTCCGCGCAAACTCTATCGTTTTATGGGCGAGGCTGCAGCTTACAGCTACATCGCCATGGAGGAAGCCATCGCCCAGGCGGGGCTGACCGAAGCTGAGATCAGCCACCCGCGAACCGGTCTGTTGATGGGATCCGGCGGTGCCTCCACGCAAGACATCGTCGAAGCCGCCGACATTCTGCGTGAGCGCGGCGTGCGTCGCGTCGGGCCTTATCGAGTGACCTCGACCATGGGCAGCACGGTATCAGCCTGTTTATCGACAGCCTTTGGCATTAAAGGCATGAACGCGACGGTGTCGTCCGCCTGCTCGACCAGCGCACACTGCATCGGTTACGGCATGGAGCTGATTCAATGGGGTAAACAGGACATCGTGTTTGCCGGTGGTGGCGAAGCGGAACACTGGAGCCAAAGCGTGTTGTTTGATGCCATGGGCGCCTTCCCCACCCACCACAACGACAACCCCACTCAAGCCAGCCGCCCGTATGATGCGAACCGGGAAGGCTTTGTCATTGCTGGCGGCGGTGGCGTTATGGTGTTGGAAGAGCGCGAGCACGCCATCAAACGCGGCGCGACCATTCTGGCCGAGCTGGTTGGTTACGGCACCGCTTCCGACGGATACGACATGGTGGCGCCGTCCGGCGATGGCGCCCAACGCGCTATGGCACAGGCGTTGGAAGGACTGGAACAGCCGATCGATTACATCAACACCCACGGCACCAGCACCCAAGCTGGCGACTTAGTAGAGCTGGAAGCCATGAAAGCAGCGTTCGCCAATAAAGTGCCGCCGTTCAGCTCAACCAAATCGTTGACCGGCCACTCGCTCGGTGCAGCCGATATCCACGAAGCCATTTACAGCGTGTTGATGATGCGCGAAGGCTTTATGGCGGCATCAGCCAATATCGATACGTTGGACCCGGGCGTTGGTGACTTGCCCGTCGTGCAACAACGCCGCGACCAACCGATGCGGCAAGTGATGAGCAACAGTTTTGGCTTCGGCGGCACCAACGTCAGCCTGGTGTTCGGCGCCGCCGACTGA
- a CDS encoding isopenicillin N synthase family dioxygenase, which produces MNTIPSLDLRRFESDPEAFVREMGAAYQAWGFAGITGHGIDRSVIMDALHASERLFAQPEAVKKKYFKDNGGTRGYTPFGTEIAKDAKHVDLKEFWHVGREIEGTPPHKDLTPNVWPDEVPEFKTAMLRLYRELDALSVTLLQAFALFIGEDRHYFDTKVNHGNSILRPLHYPPITDPNLPNVRAGAHEDINLITLLVGSEQEGLEVLNKRDEWVGISMIEGTIICNVGDMLQRLTNHVLPSTTHRVVNPKGEAGKVSRYSIPFFVHPNPGTSLDALPQCVTDDNPKRYPPITSDEYLMERLRQIGLVK; this is translated from the coding sequence ATGAACACCATTCCTTCGCTCGATTTGCGTCGTTTTGAATCCGACCCGGAAGCCTTTGTGCGCGAGATGGGCGCGGCCTATCAAGCCTGGGGCTTTGCCGGCATCACCGGTCACGGCATCGATCGTTCCGTGATCATGGATGCGCTGCACGCGTCCGAACGGCTGTTTGCCCAGCCCGAAGCCGTGAAGAAGAAATACTTCAAAGACAACGGTGGCACCCGCGGCTACACACCGTTCGGCACCGAGATCGCCAAAGACGCCAAACACGTCGATTTGAAAGAGTTCTGGCACGTCGGTCGCGAAATCGAAGGCACACCGCCGCACAAAGATTTAACGCCCAATGTCTGGCCGGACGAAGTGCCGGAATTCAAGACCGCCATGTTGCGTCTGTACCGGGAACTCGATGCGCTGTCGGTCACCTTGTTGCAGGCCTTTGCGTTGTTCATTGGTGAAGATCGGCACTATTTCGACACCAAGGTGAATCACGGCAATTCCATTTTGCGGCCACTGCATTACCCGCCCATCACCGATCCGAATTTGCCCAACGTTCGTGCAGGTGCGCATGAAGACATCAACCTGATTACGCTGCTGGTCGGCTCCGAACAGGAAGGTCTGGAAGTGCTGAACAAGCGCGATGAGTGGGTGGGCATTTCGATGATCGAAGGGACCATCATCTGCAATGTCGGCGATATGCTGCAACGCCTGACCAACCATGTATTGCCGTCCACGACGCATCGCGTGGTCAACCCGAAAGGCGAAGCGGGCAAAGTATCGCGCTATTCAATTCCGTTCTTCGTGCACCCGAATCCGGGTACGTCGCTCGATGCTTTGCCGCAATGCGTGACTGACGACAATCCCAAACGCTATCCGCCGATCACCAGCGATGAATATCTGATGGAACGGCTGCGTCAGATCGGTCTGGTCAAATAG
- the glnK gene encoding P-II family nitrogen regulator, translating to MKLVTAIIKPFKLDDVREALSEVGVQGITVTEVKGFGRQKGHTELYRGAEYVVDFLPKIKVEVATDDNKLEAVIDAVSKSANTGKIGDGKIFVTALEQVIRIRTGETGEDAV from the coding sequence ATGAAACTCGTAACCGCAATTATCAAGCCCTTTAAGCTGGACGACGTGCGTGAAGCATTGTCGGAAGTGGGTGTACAGGGCATCACCGTAACCGAAGTGAAAGGCTTCGGTCGCCAGAAAGGCCACACCGAGTTGTACCGTGGCGCTGAATACGTGGTGGATTTTCTGCCCAAGATCAAAGTTGAAGTCGCCACTGACGACAACAAACTGGAAGCGGTCATCGATGCGGTCTCCAAATCAGCCAACACCGGCAAGATCGGTGACGGCAAGATTTTCGTCACCGCACTGGAGCAAGTGATCCGTATTCGTACCGGCGAAACCGGCGAAGACGCCGTGTAA